The DNA window CAAGTATATCTCCGCCCGCCTCTGTCCATGCAAGGCCGGTAGCAACACCTACAAGATCCTTCTCTTCAAGCTCGCTTCTTTTATACTTGGGAATACCAAGATAGTGCTCTAAACTTTTACTTTTGATAAGAACCTTTCGTTCCAGTTTATTTGTTTCAAGATTATGTTTAACGACACGGCGGGTGATGGTAGCTATTTCTCTTTCAAGATTCCTTACACCGGCTTCCCTTGTATAATCTATTATGATTCTTCTGATTGCATCCTTTGTAAAAACAAGCTGTCCCGATTTTAAACCATTAACCTTAAGTTGTTTTTCTATGAGAAATTGTTTGGCTATATTATTTTTTTCCACTTCGATGTAGCCTGGTAATCTTATAATCTCAAGACGATCAAGTAGTGCCGACGGTATACCTGCAGCAGTATTGGCAGTAGCTATAAACATAACCTTTGACAGATCATAATCAAGATCGAGGTAATGATCTATAAAAGCGTGATTTTGCTCCGGATCAAGTACCTCAAGAAGTGCCGCAGATGGATCACCTCTGAAGTCCATGCTCATCTTGTCAATCTCATCTAACAAAAACACCGGGTTTGATGAGCCGGCTTTCCTCATAGATTGGATTAACTTGCCGGGTAATGCACTCACATAGGTGCGTCTATGTCCGCGTATCTCCGCTTCATCCCTTACACCACCAAGGGACTGTCTCACAAAGTTCCTTCCTGTTGCTTCTGCAATGGATTTGGCAAGTGATGTTTTCCCAACTCCTGGAGGACCTACAAAACATAATATGGGACCTTTTGCCCCGGGAGCAACGGCCTTTACCGAAAGATATTCCAGTATCCTTTCCTTAACCTGCTGAAGTCCGTAGTGATCCCTGTTAAGAATCTTTCTTGCCTCGTTGATGTCCTTCTTTTCTTCCATAAATTCCGACCACGGTATGGATAGTATCCATTCCAAATAGCTCCTGACAACAGCGGCTTCCGCACTCATGGGGGACATCATCTTTAATTTTTTTAACTCGCTTTTACATCGTTTCCCTGCTTCTTCTGAAAGCTTTTTCTTTTTTATTCTATCCTCAAGTTCTTTTATCTCCGTCTTGAATTCATCTTTATCACCAAGCTCTTTTTGAATCGCTCTCATCTGTTCATTGAGGTAATACTCTTTTTGTGCCTTTTCCGTTTGTTTTTTAACCTGGGCTTTTATTCTTTTCTCTACACCAATAATCTCTGCCTCTGCATAAAGTTTCTCAAGCAAACGTGTCATAGCCTTTTCAAGGTTTGTGGTCTCAAGCAAAGACTGCATTTCATCAGATTTCATTTTAATACTGCCCGATATTGTATTTGAAAGAATCTCAGGGTTTTCTATTGATGCTATATACGCCACAACTTCCGGGGTTATAGTGTTTGTCAATTTAGAATATTCAGTAAAAGCCAAAATCAGTTCTCTTTTTAAAGCCTCAACCTCTACTGGATTTTCAATAATTGTTTCCGGGACTTCAACATCAACCTCTGCATAGTTTTCATTCTCCCTGTACGCTATGAGCTTTGCGCGTTTTACACCTTTTACAAGTAATTTTATATTATCACTTTCTACGATATGATGTTCTATAGACGACAATGTGCCGATTATTTTCAGATCAATTTCCTGAGGATTCTCAACCTTTGGATCGATCTGTATTGTTGTAAATAAATAGGCATTGTTTTTAATAGCTTCTTTAACCGCATTTACAGATTTTTGCCTGCCGACTATCAAAGGCATCGTTTGATATGGAAAGATAACAATGTCCCTTAAAGGCAATAGAGTAACCGTATATTTCTCAGATGTCATTACTGATTCCCTCCCCCTGCTTCCAATTTTTTTTCATAAGCTAACAACGGTTCTCTTCTGTGTGTTACAACATCTTCATTTATGATACATTCTTTCACATCCACGTGGGATGGAATTTCATACATGACATCAAGCATTACATTTTCCATTATAGACCGTAATCCCCTTGCGCCGGATCTCCTCTTTATTGCTTCTCTGGCAATTAAAACAAGGGCATCGTGTGTAAACATGAGCTTTACACCTTCCATGGCAAAAAGCTTTTGATACTGTTTGATAAGTGCGTTTCTTGGTTTTGTCAGAATATCTACAAGCATACCTTCCGTAAGTTCTTCCATTGGTGCCTGTACAGGCAGCCTGCCGACAAGCTCGGGTATTATGCCGTACTTTATCAGGTCTTCCGGTTCTGCAAGCGTAAGCAGTTCCGATAAAGTCTTGCCCCTTGTCCCGCTTAGATCAGCTCCAAAACCCATTGATTTGACACCTATACGTTTGGATATAATCTTTTCTATACCGTCAAATGTACCTCCGCATATAAACAGGATATTGGTTGTGTCAACATGAAAATAATCCTGCTCAGGGTGTTTTCTTCCACCCTTGGGCGGAACATGTGCAATAGTCCCTTCTACGAGTTTTAATAATGCCTGCTGTACCCCTTCGCCGGAAACATCCCTTGTTATGGATGGACTGTCAGATTTACGGGACAGCTTATCTATCTCGTCAATATACACTATACCCCTTTGTGCCCTTTCTATATCATAATGCGCATTTTGTATAAGACTTAGGACAATATTTTCTACATCTTCGCCTACGTAGCCTGCCTCTGTAAGAGTCGTTGCGTCTGCTATTGTAAAGGGAACATCAAGGAACCTGGCAAGCGTTTGTGCCAGCAAAGTCTTACCGGTACCTGTAGGGCCCAGAAGCAATATGTTGCTCTTCTGTATCTCAACATCATCGGCCTTTAAATGTGAATCTATCCTCTTGTAGTGATTGTGGACTGCTACCGATAATATTTTTTTAGCCTGCTCCTGTCCTATTACATACTTATCAAGGAATGCATTAATCTCGTTGGGCTTTGGGGTAGTTTTTTTTGTACCAAACGACTCCTGCTGGGATTCGTAGTCCTCTATTATGATCTCGTTACATAGATCCACACACTCGTTACAGATAAAGGCATTGGGACCAGCTATGAGTTTTTTTACCTCTCTCTGGTTTTTGCCGCAGAAAGAACATCTTAATGTCCCATCATCTTTTTTTGTAGACAAACTTATAACCTCCTATATCTTTATTTCAGCTCTCTTGGCTACCACGGTATCTATTATACCATAAGATATCGCTTCTTCGCCACTCATAAAAAAATCTCTCTCCGTATCCGCTTCTATCTTATCTATGGATTGACCGGTATGCGAGCTTAATATCGAATTTATCTCGGAACGTAATTTTAGTATCTCTTTCGCGTGTATATCGATCTCCGATGCCTTGCCCTGCAATCCGCCGGAAGGCTGGTGAATCATGACCCTCGCGTGAGGTAATGCAAACCTTTTACCTTTTACGCCTGCTGCGAGAAGTACAGCACCCATACTTGCTGCCTGACCAATGCACATCGTGGTTATGTTCGGTTTGATGTACTGGATCGTATCATATATGGCAAGACCGGCTGTAACTACTCCGCCAGGTGAATTGATATAAATAGATATGTCTTTTTCGGGATCCTCTGCCTCAAGGAAAAGTAATTGTGCAATAACAAGGTTGGCAAGCTCATCATCTATAGGTGCACCTATGAATATGATCCTCTCCTTTAGCAGCCTCGAGTATATATCATAAGCCCTCTCGCCTTTTGAAGTCTGTTCTATCACCATTGGTATAAGCATCGTCTAATCCGCCTCTCTTATATAATTTATCATAACCATTTAAACTATTTTTATACTAACCTATTATCAATCCTTTATTGCAGTATCCAATACTGCTGTATATTATAATAATCAATAAACAACACTTAGTCAATTACAGAATGCGGCTTTGATCTTATTGGCATTTTTTTGCATGGGCAATTGATGAATTACCATTGCAAAAGAGGAATTAAGATTGAAGCGAATGAATGAGCCGGTTTCTATTGCTTAAAATTCAGTGTGAGCAAGGTATGGGTCTTCATTGACAATATAGATTTTTAATGGATATTAAGACCTTTATGGCAAATATACTTGAGATAAGAGATCTCACAGTTTCGTATGCAAGCAATGATGCCGTGCATAAGGCACTCGATCATATATCTTTCTCAATTCCGGATAATGAGAGCATAGGTATTGTAGGCGAGAGCGGGAGCGGTAAGACAACCCTCGGCACATCTATTCTGAAATTATTGTCTTCAAATGCAGAGTATGATGCAGGAGAGATTATCTTTAACAATAAAAACCTGCTTACGCTCAATGAAAAGTCATTAAGAAAGATAAGAGGCAAAGACATATCCATCGTATTCCAAGATCCTCTTGCTTCACTTGATCCTCTTTTTACAATAGGTTATCAAGTTGCAGAGACAATAAAGGCTCATGACTCCGGCATTAAGAAACAGGATATTGAGCATAAAATCATTTCTCAATTAAAAGATGTCGGCCTGCCGGAACCCGAAAAGCTCATACATCAGTATCCACACATGTTAAGCGGCGGCATGAGACA is part of the Deltaproteobacteria bacterium genome and encodes:
- the lon gene encoding endopeptidase La; its protein translation is MTSEKYTVTLLPLRDIVIFPYQTMPLIVGRQKSVNAVKEAIKNNAYLFTTIQIDPKVENPQEIDLKIIGTLSSIEHHIVESDNIKLLVKGVKRAKLIAYRENENYAEVDVEVPETIIENPVEVEALKRELILAFTEYSKLTNTITPEVVAYIASIENPEILSNTISGSIKMKSDEMQSLLETTNLEKAMTRLLEKLYAEAEIIGVEKRIKAQVKKQTEKAQKEYYLNEQMRAIQKELGDKDEFKTEIKELEDRIKKKKLSEEAGKRCKSELKKLKMMSPMSAEAAVVRSYLEWILSIPWSEFMEEKKDINEARKILNRDHYGLQQVKERILEYLSVKAVAPGAKGPILCFVGPPGVGKTSLAKSIAEATGRNFVRQSLGGVRDEAEIRGHRRTYVSALPGKLIQSMRKAGSSNPVFLLDEIDKMSMDFRGDPSAALLEVLDPEQNHAFIDHYLDLDYDLSKVMFIATANTAAGIPSALLDRLEIIRLPGYIEVEKNNIAKQFLIEKQLKVNGLKSGQLVFTKDAIRRIIIDYTREAGVRNLEREIATITRRVVKHNLETNKLERKVLIKSKSLEHYLGIPKYKRSELEEKDLVGVATGLAWTEAGGDILVIETAIIPGKGKLLVTGKLGDIMKESAMAAITYVRTISELLGIEKDFYKKVDVHIHVPEGAIPKDGPSAGITIASSLVSALTKIPVKRDIAMTGEITLRGRVLPIGGLKEKLMAAMRAQIKEVLIPLDNEKDIVEIPEIIKKSIKIMFVERVDQVIEKVLRVNSTEQIWKGRGEQGNILPVIPQSSDIPITPTSLPQSN
- the clpX gene encoding ATP-dependent Clp protease ATP-binding subunit ClpX yields the protein MSTKKDDGTLRCSFCGKNQREVKKLIAGPNAFICNECVDLCNEIIIEDYESQQESFGTKKTTPKPNEINAFLDKYVIGQEQAKKILSVAVHNHYKRIDSHLKADDVEIQKSNILLLGPTGTGKTLLAQTLARFLDVPFTIADATTLTEAGYVGEDVENIVLSLIQNAHYDIERAQRGIVYIDEIDKLSRKSDSPSITRDVSGEGVQQALLKLVEGTIAHVPPKGGRKHPEQDYFHVDTTNILFICGGTFDGIEKIISKRIGVKSMGFGADLSGTRGKTLSELLTLAEPEDLIKYGIIPELVGRLPVQAPMEELTEGMLVDILTKPRNALIKQYQKLFAMEGVKLMFTHDALVLIAREAIKRRSGARGLRSIMENVMLDVMYEIPSHVDVKECIINEDVVTHRREPLLAYEKKLEAGGGNQ
- the clpP gene encoding ATP-dependent Clp endopeptidase proteolytic subunit ClpP, whose amino-acid sequence is MLIPMVIEQTSKGERAYDIYSRLLKERIIFIGAPIDDELANLVIAQLLFLEAEDPEKDISIYINSPGGVVTAGLAIYDTIQYIKPNITTMCIGQAASMGAVLLAAGVKGKRFALPHARVMIHQPSGGLQGKASEIDIHAKEILKLRSEINSILSSHTGQSIDKIEADTERDFFMSGEEAISYGIIDTVVAKRAEIKI